In Desulfofustis limnaeus, the genomic stretch ACAACCCTGGCACACTCGATGGAGCAGCCGGGATACGCCATATCGAATGGGCAGCGGTAGCAGCAGCAGTGGGGAAACTCGACAAAGCCTTCCAGCAGCGGCTCGAAATGCTTTTTCCGCTCGACATGCCCGGAGGCACTCATGGCCCCAAAGGTGGTGCCGTGATAATCGCGGTCCCGGAAGAGAATCTTGAACTTGCCTTGCCGCGCCGAGACAAAACGGGCGGCCTGACGAATCAGTTTGAATGCCTTCTCGTTAGCCTCCGAGCCGCTGTTGGAGAAATAGACCTTTCCCATCCCCGGCAATTTTTCGAGCAGGTTTCGAGCCAGCGTAATGGCCGGCACATTACCGTAGGCACCGGCAAAATAAGGCATCGTCTGCAATTGCTCGCAGACAACCCGGGCTATTGACTCCCGTCCGTACCCGACAATCACGCTCCACACACCACCCGAGGTGGCATCGAGAAATTCCCGCCCCCTGATGTCGGTGACGATCAGCCCTTCACCCTTGACGGGGATAAGCTGTTCGGCGGTCTTAAATACCTGGTGCTGTTTCAGATGATGCCAGAGGTACTCTTTATCACCTTTGACCATCTCTTCGGGGTCATATGCCGGTGCTTTCATTTTCTCCATAAGGTGCTCACCATACGCTTCGCTTGGCGTTATTTGCCACAGCTGATTTCTCCAGTGTGTCTCCGGTCCGTGTCCCTGATACGGGCATCCTCCGTGCCCGGATAACCACGCCGGGGGAAAGGGGTTGCCACCTCTTTCGAGGTGCCCTCTATCAATTATTTCGAGAAGATGCTTGTATTTTTCTGGACATCTAACACCTGGTGCACCGTCTGGCAACCTCTGACTTCCCCCGGTGCGTTTTCTTTGCCCCTCCCGCTTGCTCGGTACCGGCCCGACAACCGCAGCTCAGCACCTACGTCCTGCTCAGACGGAGATGGGCCGTTCGACAAGAAGACGTGTTTTCACCGGCAGCGACAAAGGACATGGAATAGTGTCGGCATTTCAGGTATCATAAACCTCTGATATATTCATCCGCCCAACAATCCCACCGACTATGGATGCCATGAACCCCATTTGTATCGTAGACGATCAACCGCTCATCTGTTCAACCGTTGCCGGCATACTCAAGGACGAGGGGTACCATGCCGTTGCCTTTTCCGATGCGGAGAGCTTCTGGCAGCAACTCGACACCATGGAACCGGCATTGGTGATGCTCGATATCTGGTTGCCTGGCACGGATGGACTGCAGCTCCTCAAACGCCTCCATGACCGACTTCCCGAATTGCCCATCATCATGATGAGCGGACACGCTGGCATCGAAACGGCCGTCACCGCCTTGAAAACCGGGGCCTCCGACTTCATGGAGAAACCGTTGGATCTCGACGTCGTGCTGGATAAGGTTAAATCCGCCCTCAATCGGCAATCACATGAGAGCAGCGACATCGTGTCTCCCGACACTCGACTCGAAATCATCAAGGCCGACCGGCTCCTGCCGCCCGGCATGGTGGAGTTGGTTGATTCCGCCACCCCACAGCGCACCCTCAAAGAGAATATCGTTCTCAACGGCATCGGGCTTCTCAGCGGGCGAAAAACGGGAATCATCCTTAGCCCCCTCGAGGCCGACGCCGGAGTCGTCTTTCAAACCCTGGACGGGCAGACGATCCGCGGCCACATCACCTCACTGAAGGATTTTTCCCAGACCGTCTCCACCAACGCCTTCTCGGCCAATTCAACGACGCTGGTAAACGGCCGCCAGCAGGTGCGCACCGTCGAGCACCTGCTGGCCGTCATCGCCATGTACGGCATCACCAACGTGCTGATCAAAGTCGGTGACGAGGTGCCCAACGTGGACGGCTCGGCCAAGGATTTCTGTGACCTGATCAAGCAGGCCGGGACGGAGGAGCAGGCGGCGCCCACCCGGATGGCGGTCATCCGCCGGACCTTTGGGGTGGGCAACCGGAACAAGGCGGAGAAGCACCTCTACGCGGAGCCGTTCAACGGCTTCGAAATCTCCATGCGGGTCGACTATCCCCTTCCCATTGGTGAGCAGACCTATCTGTTCAACCCGGAGAGGGGCTCCTTTGCCGAAGAGATTGCCCCGGCCCGCTCCTTCAACACCTTCGAGAATATTGAAATGGCCCAGAAGCTGGGCAAGGTCGGCGCCGGGTATCTCAATTCCCACATCATCATGCACGAGGGAAAGGTCATCAATACCGAGCTCCGTTTTGTCGACGAATTCGTCCGGCACAAGGTGCTGGATCTGATCGGTGATCTCTCCCTGCTCGGCTACCCCATCCGCGGACGGATCATCGCCAACATGACCTCGCACGGCTTCAACCATGCCCTGGTGGAACACATCTATTGGGCGCTTCAAGGCAACCCCGAATAGCCGCTGCTGCACTAACAGGGACGCTGCCTGATCAATAGCTGGCGGCGTTGCCAGTCATGTGCTGCCACGAGCCTGCGGCACGGTCTTCATTACCATCATCAGGACCACCGCCATAAAGCTCAAGGCAGCGCAAAGCTGATAGATCGTCGAATACCCCCACTGTGCTACGATCGGTGCACCGAGAATCGGCCCGAGAAAAAAGCCGGCCTGAAACATCTGGGTGCCCAGGTTGATGTTGAACGCCCGGAAACGCTGTGGCGATACGTCAAAGAGCAGGCTGTTGAAGACCGGCATGGCAATCCCCCAGCCCAGGCCAAAGAACAGCCCGAGAGCCAAAAGCAAGAAGTTGCCGGGCAGATGGGCCAATACCAGGTAGCACAGAGACAAGCCAGCCATAATCCAGATGGCCAGCCGGGCTTTGTCGCCCCGATCGAAAATCGATCCGGCAATCACCCGCACCCCGATCTCACCAAGCGTGGAGAGGGTGAGGAAAAGCCCGGTAAAAGCTATACCGATGGATTTCCCGTAGCCGTCGAGAAAGAAAAAAATCAGCGCATGGCCACAATACAGCAGCAGCATCGCCAGAAGAAGTATGACTATAGATGGATTTTTGAGATTTTCCCAAATCTCGCCGAGCAGAAGACGACGCACCTGCCCCTTGCTCTCATGGTGAGCCCCCGAACCCTCCACTGCCCAAACCAAAGGAAACATGAGCAAGGTCAGTGCGGCGAAGGCCAGAAGAACGTTATTAAAGCCACCCAACAGGGTTTCGAGAAAGGGCAGGAAAGGCGGCACCAGGGTGTTGGGAATGAGCGTCATCACCGAGATATACCCAAAAAACTGGGCACTGCGATCCGGGGGAATGGCATCGACAACCAGCGTCATCAGAGCGGTGCCGACCACCGCAAAGGACATACCGTGGAATACACGGACCAACAGGAGGCTCCAGAACCCGTCTGCCAGTGAATAGGCGGCAAGCGAACCAGCCGCCAGAAACGTCCCGATAAAGAGCAGCGACCGGGCATTGCCGACATGAAAAAACGGACTGATGAGTGGTCGCAGCACCAGTGCGGTTGCCGCCAAAACTCCGATCAACAGACCGAAGTCGTCAGGATCGATGGTTGTGCTGCGAAGGTGATCATAAAACCCAAAGAACACCGAGATATTCGCATACGCCACAAAAGCGGCGCCCATTAGGCACAAAAACTTTCGGGAACGCAGGAGACTGGCAACGGTCCTGGTGGTCAGGTCGCCGTCTTCGGAAGGTCGATCGGTTGAACTCCCTGGATTTTTTCTCATACAAAGTGCCGGATGTTATTTTGTAAACAGCTCTTGCCGTCATGCAAGCGGCGCTGCAGCGGATTGTCGACCAGTACCGGTTGGTTTTTCCTGCCGGCGAACGCCCGGTCACGTCCGTACCAACCGCTTGGACCAACGGGGCCTGAAACCGATGGTTGTTTCCATCCCGACACGACTATAGCAAACTCTCTTTGAGAAGGGAATTATCACCCGGAAAGTCGCGTTAATATGAAAAAGAGGGCGGTTGCTGCCGTTCAACAATGGTTATCCCTGTTCTTCGGCACGAGCCCATCGCGTTCCCGGACAAGACCGCGGCCACGACCACCCACAAACCGGCGCCACAGCTTGACTAACTCCTTGATGTGAAATACTATCGCTTATCGTTTACGGCAACCAGTGAAAATGATGAACGGCCATCTTGGCCCTGGATCGTTCCTTCCGACCACTGCGCTGAACGATCATATTCAATTTCAAGGCAGCCGAAAGATGTGGGGGATGTCACCATGAAAACTGCCAGAGAGGCGTGTTTGGCGGCACTGCGGAATGCACCGCATGCCATTGAACCCGGCCAAAAGTACACGGTCGACAATTTTAAACCGGATGATGCGGTGGGTGTCGCACGCCTCTACTATGCCGTGTACGGCGAGATGTTTCCCATCGATGCGGTATATGATCCCGAAGCATTGGTGCGGCTCAATTCCGGAGGAGAACAGCACCAGGTCGTGGGACGGACTGACACAGGCGACATCATCGGCCTTTACGGCATCTTTCGCAACCCACCTGGACGGAGGATCATGGAAGCTGGCTCCTGGATCGTCCACCCGGCGTATCGCAAGACAACCCTGGCCATGCGCATGGCTGAGAGGATTCACCTGCATCCGCCGGAGTATCTCGGCCTCGACGTCATGTTTGGTCAGAGTGTCACCGATCACCAGATCACCCAGAAAATGGCCCACAAGTTTCACAGTTTGTCCTGCGCCCTGGAGATTGAAGCCATGCCACCCCGACCGGAACATGAAGATGGCTGGTCCGCCGGCCGCATCTCCCTGCTCGACGTCTTCGCTGTCTATCATGACCGGCCGCACACGGTCTTTCTTCCCCGTTTCTACGCCGACACCTTGCGTTCCCTCTACGCAGCGTGGCGGCTCAATCGCTCCTTTTCTTCTGATCGGGCGCCGGAACACCGGCAAACACGCGGGACAATACAGCTCGTTGACCAAGCGGACCTGCTGAAAATCACGATAGAGCAGTCGGGATCGGACATGAGCGAATACCTGGCGAGGCTGGAGGCACAGCATCCGGGCCACCATGTGTATCAGCTTATCCTGCCCCTGTGGCAACCGGGAAGTTCTCTGGCCGTGGAGGCCGCTCGCTCTGCCGGCTACTTTCTCGGCGGTCTGCTGCCGTTGTGGTTCGACAAGGACGGGTTGTTGCTGCAAAAAGTTGCCGGCGATCCGGATTTCACCCAGATCCAGCTTTTTACCGAGGAGGCCAAGAGCCTCCTGAGTCTCATTATTGCCGATCGGCGATCACTGCCGCCCCCCGCCGGATTGTGACCATGAGGCGACACCCGACACGCGTCTTATCCCTCTGTCCACTCTCTTGTAAACATCCGCACCCGTAGGGTGCGGCTTTAAATATCCCCCCATAGGGGGGACAAGGCCCGGCCCCCAGAGGGGGCGGGCCGGGAGTCATGCCGCGTTATGTCTTCTATTCAAACAACCGTAACTGTTCCAGCTGCTTCTCTTTCTTCTCCTGATAGCGGACATACTTGCGTATCATGTCCGCATCAAGACCTACCGTATCGACACAATAACCTTTCGCCCAAAAGTGGTTGCCCCAGTATGGCTTCTTCTTCAGATAGCGGAACTGGTGGAAAAACCGCATCGATGTTTGACCCTTTACCCGACCCATCAATTGCGAAATCGACACCTTCGGCGGAACCATCAGCACCAGATGGACATGGTCTGGTTGCACATTCATTTCAACAACTTCACAACCGACAAATCCGCATATCGCGTGAATCGCCGTTTCGCATGCTTCTTTTACCGCTCCGGTTAAAATACGGAACCGGTACTTCGGCACCCATACGATATGATACTGACAGTGCCATATCGAATGTGATAACTTACGGAATCTGCTCACTGCTCCCTCCTTACATTCTGATGTTGCGGCAACAACTCGATGTAAGGATAGCAGTGGGCGGCCTTCCTGGCCATACCCATACGGGACTGGCCTAGCCAATCCCTATTACCCTACCCGTAGGGTAGGGGTTTCCACTTCGTACTAAACCTCTTTAGGGAACCTTGAAAAATTGCCATTTCGTCCAATCTCATCGTTGCGCAATCGAATTTTATCCTCGGAATATCATGTATATGCCTGCGGTAAAATTCTCTCGCGCGCCTCGATCTTGAACGAAATTTCGAATTTTTCAAGGCCCCCTTTATTCAATTCAGATGCCTTGAGAAGGAGACGGTAATGGAGCAGCTTTTTCTTGATTATGATGATTTTTTCGTCGTAACCCGCGGCCTGGTCTTTGGAGAGATCAAAAAAATCCGGAAAATCTCCGATGTCTTCGGCGATGAACTGCAACTGTCACCGGACAGCACGTTCGGCACGGATGTCCTGGCAGTGACTACCGAAGAGCGAGCCGCACTAGCCGCTCGAGTCAGCGGTTTCTTCGGCCTTGACCGGGAAAAATCCGCCGATTTGGCCGGCTTGCCGACCCTCGATCTCTGGGCGCGCTATCTGCAAGAGCAGGTCGATTCCCGGCCGAACATCATTACCTTTTCCACCTCCGGCAGCACCGGCGAGCCCAAACTGATTGTCCGCGACTTTTACTTTCTCGAGCAGGACGCCATGCATCTCGGAGAAATGCTGCAGGGAAGCAAACATGTCATCGGCCTGGTGCCGCCGCACCATATTTACGGTTTCATCTATACCATCCTCATTCCAAAGGTATTGCAGGCACGGCGCAGCGACCAGCGCTTCAGACGGCCGGCAGCAATCATGAGAGACCTGAAGCCGGGTGACGCACTGATCGGTTTCCCCCATATCTGGCAACTCTGCGCCAAAACCAAGGAACGCTTTCCCGCTTCAGTCATCGGCACCACCTCGACCGGGCCTTGTCCGCCGGAAGTCATCCGCACCCTGAGGCGCCTGGGACTGCAGACGATGATCGAGATCTACGGTTCCTCGGAGAGCGGCGCCATGGGGTATCGCACCAATCCCGACGATCCGCTCACCCTGATGTCGACGTGGCAACGCTGGGGCGACGATCGCTTTGTCCGCACCCTTGAAGATGGCAGTCAGTCTGAGCCCTTTTCCTTCCAGGACGTTCTGGAGTGGGTGGACGAGACTCGTTTTCGGGTCACAAAGCGTCTTGACAGCGCCGTTCAGGTGGCAGGAATCAATATCTACCCGGCCCGGGTCTGCGAGACCCTGCGCAGCCATTCGGCCGTTGCCGACTGTGCGGTACGGCTGATGCGCCCGGAGGAAGGCGATCGCCTGAAAGCCTTTGTCGTCCTAAAGGAGGGCATATCTCCGGGCAGTGCTCTTACCGACGACCTGCGCACCTTTCTGGCGAAGCGGCTGAGCCATCTTGAACAACCGAAATCGATCGTCTTTGGCCCAGCCTTGCCGCGCAACGAGATCGGCAAGTTGGCCGACTGGACCATCGAGTCCAAGACGGTCGCCATGACACTTGACCAGGCGCTGGACAAGCTCAAAGCCGAGCATCGCCCGGTCCCCGCCGGCCAATCATTCGCCGTCGATCTGCTGAAACCGGAAGACGCCTGGGGAGTGGCCCGCCTCTTTTACGAGGTGTACGGCACCTCCTTTCCGTTTGAAACCTATTATATCCCGGACCGGCTCCTGGAGGAGAACCGGTTACGTCTGCTGTTCAGTATCGTGGCCCGCACCCCGACCGGTGACATCGTCGGCTACGGCGGCATGTTTCGCAGTTCAGCGCCGCACCCCGGGGTCTATGAAATAGGCTCCCACGTCATCCATCCGGCTTACCGCAGCTCCCGCGTCGCCCTCGCGCTGCAGGAACACATCAAGGACGTGCTGATCCCCCAACAAAACGTCGAAATGTCCTTCAGTGAAGCCCCCTGTCATCAGGTGGTCACCCAGAAATTCGCGGCCATGAGCGGCCTGGTTGAGACGGCCCTGGAGATCGGCCTGATGCCAGCGGAAGCCTATGGCCCGTCTCCGGACTATCCGAAGGATCGGGTTTCCGCGCTCCTTCTATTTGGCAAGACTTCGGACCACCAGCGTCGCCTCTATGTTCCGGACAGCTACCAGGACGCCCTGGAGTTTCTCCTCCAGGGGCTGACGCTCGACCGACTGGTGTTGCCCGCCCTCCAGGAACCACCGGCCAGCGTCATCACGCGGGTCGCAACTGAATACTTCGACTTTGCCAAGGTGGCCCGGGTCCATGTACTGACCATGGGCCAGGATTTCTCCCGATCTCTCGCCGGGTTCGAGGCCCAGGCGGTGAAGTCGGGGGCCCGGGTGCTGCAGGTATTCGTCAATCTCGGTGAAGCCTGGTGCGCCGCCGGAATCGAGACCCTGCGGGAGCAGGGTTATTTCTTCGGTGGGTTCCTGCCGCGCTGGTTCGATGACGATGGCCTGCTCATGCAGCGCGTTTTCGATCTGCCGAATATCGACTCAATCAAGCTCTATTCACAACGGTCGCACCGCATCCTCGATCTCATTCGCCGGGATATCGAAGCCAACCCAGCCTGCACAGCGCTGAACAAACGGCCGACGGTCAGGCCGACGGCGGAGGCGCGCTTCAAAGCCGCCGATCTCTCCGAGGTGGTCCTGTCCGGCGAAGGGCTCACCATCGAGGAGGTCATGGCCGCAGCGCGCTATGGCCGTCCCGTTTCTCTGACCAGGGACGGGGCCATCCTCGCCCGGGTCGACGGCTCGGCCTCGTTCATCGAATGGGCGGTGCGAACCGGCGAGCCCATTTACGGGGTGAACACCGGCTTTGGCGGCATGGCCAATGTGATGATCGCCGAAAGCGATCTCTGCGCCCTGCAAAACAACCTGCTCCGCTTTTTGCAGGTCTGCGCCGGCGACCATCTGCCCCTGGAGGACGTCCGCGCCGCCATGCTGCTCCGCGCCAACTCGCACCTGCGCGGGGCTTCGGGAGTGCGACGTGAACTGATCGAGCGCATCCTCATCTTTCTCAACAACGGCGTGGTGCCGCTGGTGCGCAATATGGGATCGATAGGAGCGAGCGGTGATCTGGCGCCGCTGGCTTCGATCACCGGGGCGCTCGTCGGAGCCGACGCCTGTTTTCAGGTGAGGATGGGAGAAGAAACCATAAGTTGTCTGACCGCCCTGCAGCGCCTCGGTCTCAAGCCGCTCACCCTCGGTCCCAAAGAAGGGTTGGGCATGGTGAACGGCACGTCGGTGATGACCGGTATCGCCGCCAACTGCCTCTACGATGCTCGCCGGCTGACCGCTCTGGCCCTTGGTTTCCACGCCCTGGTTATCCAGGGATTGCGCGGCTCGAACCAGTCGTTTCACCCCTTTATCCAGCAACTCAAGCCGCACCCGGGCCAGATCCTGGCGGCAGAGATGATGCTCCACCTGCTGGACGGCTCGACCATGTGCCGCAACGAACTCGATGGCCACCATGACGCCGAAGACGGGCAGCCGGTTCAGGACCGCTATTCCCTGCGCTGCCTGCCGCAATTTGTCGGGCCGGTCCTCGACGGCTTGAGACAGGCGGCGGTCGCGATCCAAACCGAGATGAACTCGGCCAACGACAATCCGCTCATCGACGGCGACAACTGCCTCAGCCTGCACAGCGGCAACTTCCTCGGCCAGTACGTGGCGGTGTGGATGGATCACCTGCGCTATTACCTGGGGCTGATGGCCAAGCACATGGATGCCCAGATCGCCCTGTTGGTCGCTCCCGAGTTCAACTCCGGTCTCCCGCCGTCGCTGGTCGGCAACCCGGCCCGGCGGGTAAATATGGGCCTGAAGGGCCTACAAATCGCCGGCAACTCGGTCATGCCCCTGCTTTCCTATTACGGTGCCCCGATAGCCGACCGCTTTCCGACCCATGCCGAGCAGTTTAATCAGAATATCAACAGCCAGGGCTTCAACTCAGCCAACCTGGCGCGCAAGACCGTGCAGACCCTGGAAACGTATCTTGCCATTTCCTTGCTATTTGGGGTGCAAAGCGTTTCCCTGCGGGCCGCCCAGATGACCGGCTCTCATGATCCGCGGCCCCTGCTCTCGCCGGCAACAGCCGGGCTCTACGAAGCAGTCCTTGCCGTTCTCGGTCACCAGAAGAGCGCCGACCGCCCTTTGATCTACAACGACGACGAGCAATCGCTGGAAGCCATGATCGAGACCCTGACCAGAGATATCGCCAGCGACGGTAGGACCATCTCGCCTCTGGGACAGGTTATCACCAGACTCTGGTAAACAAATCGGGTAGGAGGCAGGGTCACCCCTGCCGTCCTCCCACACCACCGGACATGCGGTTCCGCATCCGGCGGTTCATTGAATACACTGGAGTCTTCGCATTGTATCAAGCAAAGACACTAACCCTAATCGATCAAAATAGGCTTTCCGAAACGCGTGGTTCATGTGGCTTGCACCACTGTTCCACCATGGACCACGCTGGTTGC encodes the following:
- the lpxC gene encoding UDP-3-O-acyl-N-acetylglucosamine deacetylase, which codes for MNPICIVDDQPLICSTVAGILKDEGYHAVAFSDAESFWQQLDTMEPALVMLDIWLPGTDGLQLLKRLHDRLPELPIIMMSGHAGIETAVTALKTGASDFMEKPLDLDVVLDKVKSALNRQSHESSDIVSPDTRLEIIKADRLLPPGMVELVDSATPQRTLKENIVLNGIGLLSGRKTGIILSPLEADAGVVFQTLDGQTIRGHITSLKDFSQTVSTNAFSANSTTLVNGRQQVRTVEHLLAVIAMYGITNVLIKVGDEVPNVDGSAKDFCDLIKQAGTEEQAAPTRMAVIRRTFGVGNRNKAEKHLYAEPFNGFEISMRVDYPLPIGEQTYLFNPERGSFAEEIAPARSFNTFENIEMAQKLGKVGAGYLNSHIIMHEGKVINTELRFVDEFVRHKVLDLIGDLSLLGYPIRGRIIANMTSHGFNHALVEHIYWALQGNPE
- a CDS encoding MFS transporter codes for the protein MRKNPGSSTDRPSEDGDLTTRTVASLLRSRKFLCLMGAAFVAYANISVFFGFYDHLRSTTIDPDDFGLLIGVLAATALVLRPLISPFFHVGNARSLLFIGTFLAAGSLAAYSLADGFWSLLLVRVFHGMSFAVVGTALMTLVVDAIPPDRSAQFFGYISVMTLIPNTLVPPFLPFLETLLGGFNNVLLAFAALTLLMFPLVWAVEGSGAHHESKGQVRRLLLGEIWENLKNPSIVILLLAMLLLYCGHALIFFFLDGYGKSIGIAFTGLFLTLSTLGEIGVRVIAGSIFDRGDKARLAIWIMAGLSLCYLVLAHLPGNFLLLALGLFFGLGWGIAMPVFNSLLFDVSPQRFRAFNINLGTQMFQAGFFLGPILGAPIVAQWGYSTIYQLCAALSFMAVVLMMVMKTVPQARGST
- the tnpA gene encoding IS200/IS605 family transposase, with amino-acid sequence MSRFRKLSHSIWHCQYHIVWVPKYRFRILTGAVKEACETAIHAICGFVGCEVVEMNVQPDHVHLVLMVPPKVSISQLMGRVKGQTSMRFFHQFRYLKKKPYWGNHFWAKGYCVDTVGLDADMIRKYVRYQEKKEKQLEQLRLFE
- a CDS encoding aromatic amino acid lyase, which produces MEQLFLDYDDFFVVTRGLVFGEIKKIRKISDVFGDELQLSPDSTFGTDVLAVTTEERAALAARVSGFFGLDREKSADLAGLPTLDLWARYLQEQVDSRPNIITFSTSGSTGEPKLIVRDFYFLEQDAMHLGEMLQGSKHVIGLVPPHHIYGFIYTILIPKVLQARRSDQRFRRPAAIMRDLKPGDALIGFPHIWQLCAKTKERFPASVIGTTSTGPCPPEVIRTLRRLGLQTMIEIYGSSESGAMGYRTNPDDPLTLMSTWQRWGDDRFVRTLEDGSQSEPFSFQDVLEWVDETRFRVTKRLDSAVQVAGINIYPARVCETLRSHSAVADCAVRLMRPEEGDRLKAFVVLKEGISPGSALTDDLRTFLAKRLSHLEQPKSIVFGPALPRNEIGKLADWTIESKTVAMTLDQALDKLKAEHRPVPAGQSFAVDLLKPEDAWGVARLFYEVYGTSFPFETYYIPDRLLEENRLRLLFSIVARTPTGDIVGYGGMFRSSAPHPGVYEIGSHVIHPAYRSSRVALALQEHIKDVLIPQQNVEMSFSEAPCHQVVTQKFAAMSGLVETALEIGLMPAEAYGPSPDYPKDRVSALLLFGKTSDHQRRLYVPDSYQDALEFLLQGLTLDRLVLPALQEPPASVITRVATEYFDFAKVARVHVLTMGQDFSRSLAGFEAQAVKSGARVLQVFVNLGEAWCAAGIETLREQGYFFGGFLPRWFDDDGLLMQRVFDLPNIDSIKLYSQRSHRILDLIRRDIEANPACTALNKRPTVRPTAEARFKAADLSEVVLSGEGLTIEEVMAAARYGRPVSLTRDGAILARVDGSASFIEWAVRTGEPIYGVNTGFGGMANVMIAESDLCALQNNLLRFLQVCAGDHLPLEDVRAAMLLRANSHLRGASGVRRELIERILIFLNNGVVPLVRNMGSIGASGDLAPLASITGALVGADACFQVRMGEETISCLTALQRLGLKPLTLGPKEGLGMVNGTSVMTGIAANCLYDARRLTALALGFHALVIQGLRGSNQSFHPFIQQLKPHPGQILAAEMMLHLLDGSTMCRNELDGHHDAEDGQPVQDRYSLRCLPQFVGPVLDGLRQAAVAIQTEMNSANDNPLIDGDNCLSLHSGNFLGQYVAVWMDHLRYYLGLMAKHMDAQIALLVAPEFNSGLPPSLVGNPARRVNMGLKGLQIAGNSVMPLLSYYGAPIADRFPTHAEQFNQNINSQGFNSANLARKTVQTLETYLAISLLFGVQSVSLRAAQMTGSHDPRPLLSPATAGLYEAVLAVLGHQKSADRPLIYNDDEQSLEAMIETLTRDIASDGRTISPLGQVITRLW